TAAAGAGCAAACAGGAGATGAAACCAGCTATGTCTGCAAGTTTTTTTTTAGAAGGACTTGGGTTAAGGATTGTGTGCAATGCCAAGGACTATAAACAGTGGTCTTATTTTATACCACAGAATGTCCAGTTCTGGCCTGGAGCTCCTGCACTGTAAGTGAAGAGGAAAGGATGGTATCTTTGTGGAGATATGTATATAAAGCTTCTTCTTGTGAAGTACAGAGCTGCATCTTCCATATCCATGTAGAACTGGATATGTTAATATCTGTAAGCAATTATATGAGACGATGCTTCAAGGAAAAACTCGCATTTTCCCATACCAAGTGCTAAATCTCACCTCACAATTTTTATTCATAGCCACAGGgaaatttaatgtattttggcGGCTGTTTGCAAACACGTACTGCCACAGGTGCTATCTTGGTACTCGCAGCTTCCAATGTGTGTCCAGGTTTAGGGTGCATTCCCACCACACAACCTATCTAAAATGGATACATGAAGACCTTATAGCAGCCCTTCAGTACTTGAAAGaggcttataagaaagatggggacaaactttttagcagggcctgttgtgATGGGGCAAAACATAGATTGATTTAGATTAGACATAGGGTGTGGAGGCCAGTGGGCCTGCAGTACTAGAGGCAAAGGGTGTCCATTGGTGGGGCAGTCCCTAGTACCAAAGATCCTCCCCAGGTTAGGGAGACAAAAAGGCTTCCCCCCAGGATGCTTTTTTTTGCTATGTTAATGTACCCCcattctgcttccctggttggccCATTGGCCTCCCTGCCCCTTTATAAGTCCGTGCCCTAGAAGGTTCTccactccctgttcccccattggcccttgccccATCACCACTCCCTCAGAGTTCTCCTATTGATTCCCTTACCCTAACCCCGCCCCCATGTGCTTAGATCATTGGCCCCTGATGCTTGCTCTGCTCCTTTAGATAAACCCGGACCCTGCTATGTTATTTGTCTTTGTCCCTGGAACCCTTCATGCGTATGGGTGCATTAAACTCCTCCCATGGAACCCCACAAGAAGACATCTTTGCCGTCGACCCATTTTCTGGAGCTAtctgtgcgtgtgtgtgtgtacatgtttGTGAGTGTGTGGTGGTCCTGCCTTGGAGGACGCTTTTGGAAGGTCGCAGCACCCTCACCATCCAGCACCACAAGCTGCCGCTGCAACAATAAGgaagttttttacaatgagggcAGTGAAAATCTGGCCCAGGTTGGCCAAAGAGGGggtggataccccatccctggaaacattcagggtcaggttggacagaATGCTGAGCAACCTCCTCTAGTTGAAGATGTCGCTGGTCTTTCCAGGGGGTTTGgactagatgagctttaaaggtcccttccaactcaagtGATTGTTTTCCCCCTGGCTCAGAGCCATGGCTTCAGCTTGAAAATAACCTGTACCAACACACACAACAGGTGAGAGGCTCTTTTCCACACACTGCTAAAGCCCATATTTAGTTGCTGGTGTTTTTGTGACTGCTAGACAACTCTGGCAACTAAAAGATTTATCCCAGTGAGTAACAGATGGCTCATCCAAGGAAGGCATTTTTAATAGCTAATACATGGTCTAAGGATATGGCAGGAAAATGCACATCAAGATCATGCATCTAATCCCATACATAGCATATTTATACCGCAGAGACTTAGAGCAATTCAAAGGCTATCAGCTTTATTAACAAGTAACAAAGTGTATGCAGATAAAAAATTTCTAAATAACAAATTCTGTGTGGGACTGTGTCCTCATCCCAAATCACTCCCTataaaattttcttgttttgaagaaaGGTTACGTGTTTCAGAAACATCTATTACAGGAAGTTCTGTGTGTTCAGAGAGGGTGCCCAGGTTTCCTCCTGTCAGCTTTCCCTGGTAGCAGGAAAGAGATTGCCTGCTCTCAGTGCTAGTCACAAAAGAAATCAATATCCTGAAAAAGAGAGTTAAGAGGAAAGATGTTTTCAGATTACCGAAGGATTAACATTCTTTTATCACCCTCCAGAGGTAAATGAATATGCTATACACAGAATATGCTATAATATACGCAAAGTACACCATAATATATTCAAAGGattctggaaaagcaaaaggtcTTTTGTCTTTTGACTCCTTTTGCATAGCTCAGATAATTTGTTCCTGCCTTgaattcttaaaattaattagaCCATACCTCCTTCTCTCTTAATTTCAAAGAATTCCTttatctcccttttttttttttttttttttttattcctacaATCCAATACCTGGATTGGTTAGTCATATGTAACCCTTTATCCTTAAACAATTCATAATCCCACATGAAAAGGATGACTTAGACTGAGGCTATGCAGTACACTTGGAGAACTGCTGACTAGAAAATGCCAGTATTCTGCTTGAAAACTTCTGGCAGGGAAAAGACTTCCAGAGCATATTGCTTCCTTCCTGCTATTATCTTATCTGACTACATAGATCTGGATTCTGCAGCAGGGAATTATGACACTGTGTTGCTCATTTACATCAGAGCAGTATATCCAGTATATCCCACATAgcaagcaggagagcaggagctgctgcagagcacctGCTTCCTGGTAACAAAAGTACTCAGCCAGTGAATGGCCAATTTTAAGCGACTGAGGGAAGGCAGGCAATCCAACACCACCACTCTGATGTACACACAGCATATTATGTTCAGCCCATTGttgtggatgctaaaaagcaggagcagaggaattttccagctgctgaagcattttgtgaagttttcctttctcatgctttagctgagacACAGTGAAAGACGGTTTTGTAAACTAACTCTATCTTGCACCTGCACGGTCTTGTTTTGGTTTACcgaagaaaatattttgaaataggcGTCAtagcattcagccaatcactctgggaggtgtaTAGTCAAGCAGCCAATAATGTCATTTCTTTATTGCGAACCAAGTTATATAAACGAggtgataattaattaaataatcccGTTTTATCCTGGAACTCCGTGTGGTGATTCTCGCCGTCCCTGGGGGCAACAGCGACATCTGGTGACCGGCTGGCGTGTACTGCAACCGCAGCCTCTCAGAAGGTTCGTGCCAGACCGCGActggcccggcccgccccccgGGGCTGCGCGGAAATAGACATGGAGCATAAATCCTCCAAAGAAAGCACGGTACTGTCCGCATTCGAGTCTGTCATACAGACCGCAGGAGCTAATATAAGTGATGGGGATTTTTCAGCTCAGGGGAGGACGCAGCAGTGGCCATGCTTCCCGATATCAGACTTTCTCGGGGAACAAATCTTGGCAGTTTTGCATAAGATACTACAACGGCTCGATGTGCAGCAGGAAGTGTTGCAACAGCTTGCAACGTCTGGGTCCCCGCCAGAAACGGCAGCGGGGCCTGCGGAGCTACGGGCGGCGCCGGCCGTTCCGGCCGCGCTGTTGACCGCGGGGCCAGCGGCCGCGCCGCCGGAGCTGGGACCAGTCGAGTCGCTGGCGCCGGGCTCGTCCGCGGAGCTACGGGCAGCACCGGCCGTTCTGGGCGCACGTCAGACTGCGGAGCCGGCGGGCCCGCAGCCGGGATTGGCTGCGCTGCCGGGGCCAGTCGAGCCGCCGGAGCTCGGCTCGTCTGCGGAGCCGGGCGCGGGGCTGGAGGATTCGGAGCCCGCGCGAGGTGCCTCAGCCGCTGTTCCGGCCCCTGCTGCTCCACCCCCCGAGGTCCTGGCTGCCGCTGCTCCAGCCTCCGCTGCCTTAGCCGCTGTTCCAGCCTCCGCTGCTCCGCCCTCTGC
The window above is part of the Corvus moneduloides isolate bCorMon1 chromosome 3, bCorMon1.pri, whole genome shotgun sequence genome. Proteins encoded here:
- the LOC116441710 gene encoding transcription initiation factor TFIID subunit 4-like, whose amino-acid sequence is MEHKSSKESTVLSAFESVIQTAGANISDGDFSAQGRTQQWPCFPISDFLGEQILAVLHKILQRLDVQQEVLQQLATSGSPPETAAGPAELRAAPAVPAALLTAGPAAAPPELGPVESLAPGSSAELRAAPAVLGARQTAEPAGPQPGLAALPGPVEPPELGSSAEPGAGLEDSEPARGASAAVPAPAAPPPEVLAAAAPASAALAAVPASAAPPSAALAADVTTPPAGSELVRQSPGRSSSTPVENDARSVTMETPALRQDSGAALRYWGTMATCKMRSS